The genome window AAAGAGCCAAAGAGCTTTTAAAGCCTTTTTTAAAATGGCAAAAATCAAGCTTTAAATTTTTTAAACTAGCCCTTTCTTTGAATGGTTCTGCTTATGGTAAAATCGTAAGTTCTAAAGCAAGTAGAACTTATGCTCATACATTACGTTCAAAGCTCGATTTACTTGTAGTAGGTGGAGAAACTATAAGACATGATAGGCCTATTTTAGATGCAAGGCTAGCTCAAGCTAAGGCACCAAATTTATGCATACTAAGCCGTCAAAATTTAGAAAGTTTTGATCCAAACATTCCTTTATTTAGCGTGCCTGAGAGAGAAATTTTTACAAACATTCCTAGTGAGGCTAAGCTCATCATGTATGAGGGTGGGGAGAATTTTTTAAAAGCCTTTAAAGATGAGTTGGATATGCTTTTGATTTTTTCAAGCTCGAATTTAAATACTTTTGAAAATGTTAAGTTAGATTTAAAGCTAAAGCCTTTATACAAAGGCTTTTTAGAAAATGATACTTATGGATTTTATGAGATTATTAAATCTTAATAAATTTTTTGTGAGCTTACTTGTGTGAAAAACTGTGCTAAAGTGTTAGCAAAAAAGCTAGCGCTTTGCTCTTCTAATCGTTTTAAAAATTTATCGATAGCATCTTCTTTTTGCCATATAGGGTTTTGTACTTTGGCTAGTTTTTCTAACTCTTTTTTGGCTTGCTCATAATTGCCTATTTTATCAATGAGTTTTAATTTTAAAGCCTCATTTGCTAAAAATACTTTCGCATCAGCCCATGAGTTTGTTTGGTTTAAGTCTAATTTGCGATTTTTAGCGACAAATTGTGTGAAAAGCTCATAGCTTTGATTGGCTAAATTTTGTAAAAAGTCTTTTTCATCTTCGCTCCATTTACGCATGAAAGTTCCTGCTTCTTTATAGC of Campylobacter sp. 2014D-0216 contains these proteins:
- the ribD gene encoding bifunctional diaminohydroxyphosphoribosylaminopyrimidine deaminase/5-amino-6-(5-phosphoribosylamino)uracil reductase RibD, with the protein product MNHEFYMNLAIDEAWKYQLLTYPNPAVGCVILDKNGKILSIEAHKEAGKAHAELEAVSKALKALNPNLDLPQNANDLHEFICQNHQGLLKGASAYVSLEPCNHQGKTPPCAKLFSALGFSEVFIATKDEHKLASGGAGFLKDQGIKVHMGICEQRAKELLKPFLKWQKSSFKFFKLALSLNGSAYGKIVSSKASRTYAHTLRSKLDLLVVGGETIRHDRPILDARLAQAKAPNLCILSRQNLESFDPNIPLFSVPEREIFTNIPSEAKLIMYEGGENFLKAFKDELDMLLIFSSSNLNTFENVKLDLKLKPLYKGFLENDTYGFYEIIKS